The following coding sequences lie in one Bacteroidota bacterium genomic window:
- the cas2 gene encoding CRISPR-associated endonuclease Cas2, protein MSPRRKRKEVSFVEHMLGMKRAGLTHRSAGLKTPPPADPLAPLDERIAALLEIHRRHHANPERMLYFIFYDIENNKVRNQIAKYLIRNGCLRVQKSVFFAESERQLFDRIYHDLKTIQELYDNTDSIFFVPVSADQLRAMKIVGQSMDFDLVIGNRTTLFF, encoded by the coding sequence ATGAGCCCCAGGCGTAAACGTAAGGAAGTCAGCTTTGTGGAGCATATGCTGGGCATGAAACGGGCCGGATTGACCCATCGTTCAGCTGGTCTCAAAACGCCACCGCCTGCCGATCCGCTGGCACCCCTCGACGAACGCATAGCCGCATTGCTCGAAATTCACAGACGTCATCACGCAAATCCCGAGCGTATGTTGTATTTTATTTTCTACGACATCGAAAACAACAAAGTGCGCAACCAGATAGCCAAATACCTGATCCGGAACGGTTGCCTCAGGGTGCAGAAATCTGTCTTTTTTGCCGAATCCGAACGGCAGCTTTTCGACCGTATCTATCACGACCTGAAGACGATACAGGAGCTGTACGACAATACCGACAGCATCTTTTTTGTGCCTGTTTCGGCCGATCAGCTCCGTGCAATGAAGATAGTGGGCCAAAGTATGGATTTTGATTTGGTGATCGGAAACCGGACAACCTTATTTTTTTAG
- the cas1 gene encoding CRISPR-associated endonuclease Cas1, with amino-acid sequence MELVLNTFGTSLVKENGQLVVVHPEGKQVIPLDKLRTITVSKGARISSDAALLAIEHEVDILFVDDVGRPKGRVWSVQFGSISTIRRKQLDFTFSQDAIAWIKELLSQKLDNQIALIYSLAPLQWEHQATLEKVVGTISDYKTKIQAIKGEVISDIAPSLRGWEGVATRRYFEVLNLLLPEEYRSEGRTQHPAMDVFNCMLNYGYGILYGKIEGELIKAGLDPYVGVMHREDYNRPVLVFDVIEKYRVWVDYVVMKLLMQKAINSDCYSVREDGSHWLEALGKRILIQSINDYFDEVIQMDGASRSRQNHISLYAQKLASRVQKTIPG; translated from the coding sequence ATGGAATTGGTTTTGAATACTTTTGGCACAAGTCTGGTAAAAGAAAACGGCCAGCTTGTGGTGGTGCATCCCGAGGGTAAGCAGGTGATACCCCTGGATAAATTGCGAACCATCACGGTCAGCAAAGGGGCGCGCATCAGTTCGGATGCAGCTTTGCTGGCTATCGAACACGAGGTGGACATTTTGTTTGTCGACGATGTGGGCCGGCCCAAAGGCAGGGTGTGGAGCGTTCAGTTTGGTTCGATATCTACCATCAGGCGCAAGCAACTTGATTTTACCTTTTCGCAGGATGCCATTGCATGGATCAAGGAGTTGCTCAGCCAAAAGCTCGACAATCAGATCGCGCTCATTTATTCGCTGGCGCCACTCCAGTGGGAACATCAGGCTACGCTCGAAAAGGTGGTCGGCACCATATCCGACTACAAAACCAAGATACAGGCCATCAAGGGTGAAGTGATCAGCGACATTGCGCCGAGCTTGCGCGGATGGGAAGGTGTGGCCACAAGGCGCTATTTTGAAGTGCTCAATTTGCTCCTGCCCGAAGAATACCGCTCGGAAGGCCGCACCCAACACCCGGCTATGGATGTGTTCAATTGCATGCTCAACTACGGATACGGCATACTTTATGGCAAAATTGAAGGCGAGCTCATCAAGGCAGGCCTCGACCCCTATGTGGGGGTGATGCACCGCGAAGATTACAACCGGCCGGTTTTGGTGTTTGATGTGATTGAAAAATACCGCGTGTGGGTTGACTATGTGGTGATGAAACTGCTGATGCAAAAGGCGATAAACAGCGATTGCTACAGCGTGCGCGAGGACGGGAGCCACTGGCTGGAGGCGCTTGGCAAACGCATTCTGATTCAAAGCATTAACGACTACTTCGACGAAGTGATCCAGATGGATGGGGCCAGCCGAAGCAGGCAGAACCACATCAGTTTGTATGCCCAAAAATTAGCCAGCAGGGTACAGAAAACAATCCCGGGATGA
- a CDS encoding AAA family ATPase produces the protein MNKQFPPKGDPGRSLPDHSALIPYVARRIVPGAEQRRLGDQLMKFAHNDAKVMVVDGYAGTGKTTMIAAFVRYLQAREQPVVLLASTGRAAKILSQKARFPAETLHRHIYILEIQEVDHIRKTKRLVFKIRANFTPEDTVYVVDESSMIADHPSKGQFLNYGSGRLLADFLTFAGKRKVVFVGDSCQLPPVNVAYPPVFEADYFNRKFEIDPMRFRLTEQMRFSMESGIFKLSDEWRRAIDAGRTLSLNINTAQFGDVHTVIDAGNMARELARRIKTYGIDQCVGICFTNKAAFNHSQAVRTELFRNAGTINPGEILIVVQNNYLHNITNGEHIVIEKLGSATRRAGLTFRVFTARMNDFQGERAIQGLLIEDLLYSPVPGLSNEQETELMVDFMIRMKNKGVKENTEEFFRQQITDHYLNALRVKFGYVITCHKAQGGEWDEVFVDVENSLLNNPSDFYLRWAYTAVTRSAKTVYMLKKSFIR, from the coding sequence ATGAATAAACAATTTCCACCGAAGGGCGATCCGGGCAGGTCGTTACCCGATCACTCGGCACTTATTCCGTATGTAGCCAGAAGGATAGTTCCAGGGGCAGAGCAGCGAAGGCTGGGCGATCAACTGATGAAGTTTGCACACAACGATGCGAAGGTGATGGTGGTGGATGGCTATGCAGGCACGGGTAAGACAACCATGATTGCAGCTTTTGTGAGGTATTTGCAGGCCAGGGAACAACCGGTGGTTTTGCTGGCTTCGACCGGCCGTGCAGCCAAAATTCTTTCGCAGAAAGCAAGGTTTCCGGCCGAGACCCTCCATCGGCACATCTATATTCTTGAAATTCAGGAAGTAGATCACATCCGCAAAACCAAGCGCCTGGTCTTTAAAATAAGAGCCAACTTCACCCCTGAAGACACGGTGTATGTGGTTGACGAAAGCTCGATGATAGCCGATCATCCGTCGAAAGGGCAGTTTCTGAATTATGGTTCGGGCAGGTTGCTGGCCGATTTTCTGACGTTTGCCGGAAAACGAAAGGTTGTTTTTGTGGGCGACAGTTGCCAGTTGCCACCTGTGAATGTGGCTTATCCGCCTGTATTCGAGGCAGACTATTTCAACCGGAAGTTTGAAATCGATCCCATGCGTTTCCGGCTTACGGAGCAAATGCGCTTTTCGATGGAGAGCGGGATTTTCAAGTTGTCCGACGAATGGCGACGCGCCATAGATGCGGGCAGAACCCTTTCGCTGAATATCAATACTGCCCAGTTCGGCGATGTGCACACGGTGATCGATGCGGGCAACATGGCACGCGAGCTGGCCAGACGCATCAAAACGTATGGCATCGACCAGTGCGTCGGGATTTGCTTTACCAATAAGGCAGCCTTCAACCACTCGCAGGCCGTGCGCACCGAACTCTTCCGCAACGCGGGCACAATCAACCCGGGCGAGATACTGATTGTGGTGCAAAACAACTACCTGCACAACATCACCAATGGCGAGCATATTGTGATTGAAAAGCTCGGATCGGCCACGCGCAGGGCAGGCCTCACATTCAGGGTCTTCACTGCCCGGATGAACGATTTTCAGGGTGAGCGGGCCATTCAGGGGCTGCTCATCGAGGATTTGCTTTATTCTCCGGTGCCAGGTCTGTCGAATGAGCAGGAAACCGAGCTGATGGTTGATTTTATGATCCGGATGAAAAATAAGGGGGTCAAAGAAAACACGGAGGAGTTTTTCAGGCAGCAGATTACAGACCATTATCTCAATGCGCTGAGGGTGAAGTTTGGCTATGTGATCACCTGTCACAAAGCGCAGGGTGGCGAGTGGGACGAAGTGTTTGTGGACGTCGAAAACAGCCTGTTGAACAATCCGTCCGACTTTTATCTGCGATGGGCCTACACGGCAGTCACGCGTTCGGCAAAAACCGTTTACATGCTGAAAAAATCGTTTATCCGTTAA
- a CDS encoding DUF1887 family protein has protein sequence MKTIVSLVSEQTLPNLQLIKELKDDATEFWFFHSKEFSQQVDWIVNAAQLPAEAVVRHEVDAFDLEAINRKLREINYGDRDFVLNMTGGTKLWIMLFLEQFKNLGAEVYYLTGRDQTLLKIFPLKGERVLKLKSDITLDEYLKVYGLKAQYNKPLHDFEIAQRLFEYCMREAGNERAEVFKKIWLERETREFKKDRYRKALVDLGESVADFLTTLGYPAKDNILHKSDIKYLSGEWLEEYVYYKIKEELKLDEAHISTGVTLEKGGVPNEMDVLFVYRHNLYTVECKTSVRELREQPDGNLKEVTILGEVIYKSDALRPKFGLMASTAILTLSELREADGNPKNEYKQHFDRADLSRIKLITRRDLLNNSKLTELLHIRI, from the coding sequence ATGAAAACAATTGTCAGCCTGGTTAGCGAGCAAACATTGCCTAACCTTCAGCTTATCAAGGAATTAAAAGATGATGCAACGGAATTTTGGTTTTTCCATTCCAAAGAATTCAGCCAACAGGTCGATTGGATTGTCAATGCCGCCCAACTCCCGGCCGAAGCTGTAGTGAGGCACGAGGTGGATGCTTTCGATCTTGAGGCCATCAACCGGAAGCTGCGTGAAATTAATTACGGCGATCGGGATTTTGTGCTTAACATGACAGGAGGGACGAAGCTTTGGATCATGCTTTTTCTGGAGCAATTCAAAAATCTGGGTGCCGAGGTGTATTATCTCACCGGACGCGACCAAACCCTGCTGAAAATCTTTCCGCTAAAAGGTGAACGGGTGCTAAAGTTGAAATCCGACATAACTCTTGACGAGTACCTGAAGGTATATGGTCTGAAGGCACAATACAATAAACCATTGCATGATTTTGAAATTGCTCAACGCCTTTTTGAATATTGCATGAGGGAAGCAGGCAATGAAAGGGCCGAAGTTTTTAAAAAGATATGGTTGGAACGGGAAACAAGAGAGTTCAAGAAAGATAGGTATAGAAAAGCTCTCGTGGATTTGGGAGAGAGCGTTGCAGATTTTCTTACTACCCTTGGGTATCCTGCGAAAGATAACATTCTTCACAAATCAGATATCAAATACCTTTCAGGCGAATGGCTGGAAGAATATGTTTATTATAAAATCAAGGAAGAACTCAAGCTCGATGAGGCCCATATATCCACCGGGGTTACGCTAGAAAAGGGTGGGGTGCCCAACGAAATGGATGTGCTGTTTGTGTACAGGCATAACCTGTACACCGTAGAATGCAAAACTTCGGTGAGAGAACTAAGAGAACAGCCTGATGGTAATTTGAAAGAAGTCACCATTCTGGGCGAAGTGATTTACAAATCCGATGCCTTGCGCCCAAAGTTCGGCCTGATGGCAAGCACTGCCATACTCACTTTGAGCGAGCTGCGCGAAGCCGACGGGAACCCAAAAAATGAATACAAGCAACATTTCGATCGGGCAGACCTCAGCCGCATCAAATTAATCACACGCCGCGACCTGCTGAACAACAGCAAATTGACCGAACTGTTACATATCAGGATTTAA
- a CDS encoding DUF1887 family protein, translating to MVLVSIVSEQTIPNVLLIKEKRHEVDTWLFVTTAEMEARKKTAAIIEACQLPAKSCKTRLIDTNNLANGMQKLRAFVGLFPADTRFLVNITGGTKLLSMLVYSSFPAERSEFIYLPLGQPAYLQLNPQFRTLTVPLTVRLNLDEYLTACGLLYNNDSLEPFFDANDSEKIFRAFRQKKFQLENFPLKMAQDACKFKVNPENLPGTWFEDYVYHNLRKLDLDDQQIGRSVFIYTQTETEPANQEVDFVFVMNNTLHMLELKVSKGKSSEPVLNDIMKMSALRQKFGLNVQTYVITLGLLRGQASGKFFETMRNKIKFYNLYNIADKTDFMSGTFDWKSFFTNKIQL from the coding sequence ATGGTACTCGTAAGCATTGTATCGGAACAAACCATCCCCAATGTGCTGCTTATCAAGGAAAAGCGGCATGAGGTGGATACGTGGCTGTTTGTGACCACGGCCGAAATGGAAGCGCGGAAAAAAACCGCTGCCATCATAGAGGCGTGTCAATTGCCCGCAAAATCCTGCAAAACCCGCCTGATTGATACGAACAATCTTGCAAACGGGATGCAGAAACTGCGTGCTTTTGTAGGATTGTTTCCTGCCGATACCCGTTTTCTGGTCAATATTACGGGTGGAACCAAACTGCTAAGTATGCTTGTTTACAGCAGCTTTCCTGCTGAGCGTAGCGAGTTTATCTATCTCCCACTGGGTCAGCCGGCCTATCTTCAGCTCAATCCTCAGTTCCGGACACTGACAGTGCCGCTCACTGTCAGGCTCAATCTGGACGAATACCTTACTGCGTGTGGCCTGCTCTACAACAACGACAGCCTGGAACCGTTTTTTGATGCCAATGACTCAGAAAAAATTTTCAGGGCATTCAGACAAAAAAAATTTCAGCTTGAAAATTTTCCGCTAAAAATGGCGCAGGATGCGTGCAAATTCAAAGTGAATCCGGAAAACCTGCCCGGTACCTGGTTTGAAGATTATGTCTATCACAATCTTAGAAAGTTAGACCTGGACGACCAGCAGATCGGCCGCAGTGTTTTTATTTACACCCAGACTGAAACCGAACCGGCCAATCAGGAAGTGGACTTTGTTTTTGTGATGAACAACACACTGCATATGCTCGAGCTCAAGGTGAGCAAGGGCAAAAGCAGTGAACCAGTGTTGAATGATATCATGAAAATGAGTGCATTGCGTCAGAAATTCGGCCTGAACGTGCAGACCTATGTGATCACCTTAGGTTTGCTCAGGGGCCAGGCAAGCGGTAAGTTCTTCGAAACCATGCGCAACAAAATCAAGTTCTACAATCTGTACAACATAGCCGATAAAACCGATTTTATGTCGGGCACTTTCGACTGGAAATCATTTTTCACAAATAAGATACAATTATGA
- the csm4 gene encoding type III-A CRISPR-associated RAMP protein Csm4 — translation MAVHKFSLYSLRFRAPVHFGDAMDDYGRSLGTYHSDSMYAALTAALAAVGTDMSESIQESFTISSLFPFVKASDDSVIHYFPKPLLFNEMPKERLAEHKKLKKITWVDQYYFEQLLEGKSLYRIADEAHIREGGFLSVREPKTAPYARWVAARVQVPRYSPDHDEQAQPRPFYMERIMFDSDAGLYFLAMGQPESLSLLEKGLEVLKDAGLGTDRNVGNGQFEWSKAELSLNLPESDCLMSLGLYIPEEELVTDKIMASRLMGFRIIRRGGWITTPPAITSRKNDIHAFDLGTVLKHKTADRPLVLGRIADLTPKADFIRQQLQHRIYRNGKTIFVPIKNQSSWV, via the coding sequence ATGGCAGTGCATAAATTTAGCCTTTACTCATTGCGTTTCAGAGCGCCGGTGCATTTTGGCGATGCCATGGACGACTATGGCCGGAGCCTGGGCACCTATCATTCCGACAGCATGTATGCCGCCCTCACCGCAGCATTGGCTGCGGTGGGTACGGACATGTCTGAATCAATTCAGGAGAGTTTTACCATCTCTTCGTTGTTTCCCTTTGTGAAAGCCAGCGACGACTCGGTAATTCATTACTTCCCTAAGCCGCTGCTATTCAACGAAATGCCTAAAGAACGGCTTGCCGAACACAAAAAACTTAAAAAAATTACCTGGGTTGACCAGTACTATTTTGAGCAGCTGCTGGAGGGCAAATCCTTGTATCGGATTGCGGACGAAGCCCATATCCGCGAGGGTGGTTTCCTGTCGGTCAGGGAGCCCAAAACCGCACCATATGCCCGCTGGGTGGCTGCCAGGGTGCAGGTGCCACGCTATTCGCCCGATCATGATGAACAGGCACAGCCGCGTCCGTTTTATATGGAAAGAATCATGTTCGACAGCGATGCCGGTCTTTACTTCCTGGCGATGGGGCAGCCGGAAAGCCTCAGCCTGCTCGAGAAAGGCCTGGAGGTGTTGAAGGATGCCGGCCTGGGTACGGACCGAAATGTGGGCAACGGACAGTTTGAGTGGTCGAAAGCTGAATTGTCGCTCAACCTTCCTGAATCGGATTGCCTGATGAGCCTTGGACTGTACATCCCTGAAGAGGAGCTTGTTACCGACAAAATTATGGCCTCCAGGCTTATGGGTTTCCGCATTATCCGGCGCGGCGGATGGATTACCACACCACCGGCCATTACCTCTCGCAAAAACGATATTCATGCGTTCGACCTGGGCACGGTATTAAAACACAAAACGGCTGACAGACCGCTCGTACTGGGTCGTATTGCCGACCTGACCCCGAAAGCTGACTTTATCCGTCAGCAACTGCAACACCGCATCTATCGAAACGGCAAAACCATTTTCGTTCCCATCAAAAACCAGTCGTCATGGGTGTAA
- the csm3 gene encoding type III-A CRISPR-associated RAMP protein Csm3, giving the protein MALIKKIILRYNLELLTGMHIGGSKENVEIGGLDKTVIRRGLDNQPYIPGSSLKGKIRCLLEQIAGCASVGGNGEINQVFGYSQDNLPSKLIFRDAYLTPESFEALSKSEFTDLDVTEVKFENSIDRVRGVADNPRQVERVPAGAKFNVEVVINVWNNDADGQRSKELLERGIRALENDYLGGNGSRGYGQVKLTKVHEQEVQFQDYFTR; this is encoded by the coding sequence ATGGCACTCATTAAAAAAATCATTCTCAGATACAATCTTGAATTGCTCACCGGAATGCACATTGGTGGCAGCAAAGAAAATGTTGAAATCGGCGGTTTGGACAAAACCGTCATCCGGCGTGGACTGGATAACCAGCCCTACATTCCCGGAAGTAGCTTGAAAGGAAAAATCCGCTGCCTGCTCGAACAGATTGCAGGTTGTGCCAGCGTTGGAGGCAATGGCGAAATAAATCAGGTTTTTGGTTATTCGCAGGACAACCTTCCTTCAAAGCTGATTTTCAGAGATGCTTACCTTACTCCGGAAAGTTTTGAAGCCCTTAGCAAATCAGAGTTTACAGACCTCGACGTCACAGAAGTCAAGTTTGAAAATAGCATTGACAGGGTCAGGGGCGTCGCTGATAATCCCAGGCAGGTGGAACGTGTGCCGGCCGGAGCAAAATTCAATGTAGAAGTAGTCATCAATGTCTGGAACAATGACGCTGATGGTCAGCGCTCAAAAGAACTGTTGGAGCGTGGGATCAGGGCGCTCGAAAACGATTACCTGGGCGGTAATGGATCCAGAGGCTATGGTCAGGTAAAGTTGACCAAAGTGCATGAACAGGAGGTGCAATTCCAGGATTATTTTACCCGATAG
- the csm2 gene encoding type III-A CRISPR-associated protein Csm2 encodes MPIRREWIQEGITDDAINWANQFGQQLTVPAGPRHALTTSQIRKFFGELKRIQADPLRYQDDIRMLKPKLAYAVGRVASKQGTNIVYTSKIKDFFDEIVPGLGYVRPGNKDDYTNFVKLVEAVVAYHKFHGGK; translated from the coding sequence ATGCCAATCAGAAGAGAATGGATTCAGGAAGGCATCACCGATGATGCCATTAACTGGGCAAACCAGTTTGGGCAACAGCTTACAGTGCCTGCAGGGCCAAGGCATGCGTTGACCACTTCACAGATCAGAAAGTTTTTCGGAGAACTCAAGCGCATCCAGGCTGATCCACTTAGGTACCAGGATGATATCAGGATGCTTAAACCCAAGCTGGCTTATGCGGTCGGAAGAGTAGCCTCCAAACAAGGTACGAATATTGTCTATACATCAAAAATCAAAGATTTCTTTGATGAGATTGTCCCTGGTCTTGGTTACGTGCGCCCAGGCAATAAGGACGATTATACAAATTTTGTCAAACTGGTTGAGGCAGTTGTAGCTTATCATAAGTTTCATGGCGGCAAATAA
- the cas10 gene encoding type III-A CRISPR-associated protein Cas10/Csm1, with the protein MNETLTNEQRLLLAGLLHDIGKFYQRADAPLFKGEQKNPECGVKDTSFNLAQEMCPPNKTGRFGYHHVVWTSQFFENDRIRQKLNEIPGMTESVFSGKDQSDNVINLACRHHEPKSDLQDFVRLADWWSAGIDRTVDTTFEKEEGEAAKIKFGRDFHKRRPLRSVFDLISTPDEKPNPEASEHVFPLKPLNIAQADAIFPFAVESETNLLSQDLYNNLWKQFEEEFEKLPKGSFECFFESLLNLLRKYCWCIPSNTKDMAHVSLYDHLRLTAAFAQSLYRHFQENGQDWQKSESTNRWSPMQDVFPVLLVGGDISGIQDFIYNISSRRAALSLKGRSFYLQMLIDTILLKIIEHERIKASHAHVVYASGGKFYMVLPNTEAVCNALAEIRRMAEKELWAKHHGKVAFLLEWIPFKYDTSSGASKVMFKTDDNASAAAIDEKSSGLAELWQALSEKLQKAKTRVFLEVVKDDPASLFDEEHEALQYDPDGEVCAVTGVLIKKGKARKLDKDEEDEFESYVEKSVYEQIELGKALKKADFIITANTEQTQLAGLKLPFIELLGYRHYIISEEVFASITSADNSRITRLNNTDFLVGKKGSSISYGFRFYGGNEQAGFSGANAPERAKTANELTRYKQYVKDSESYLGILRMDVDGLGDVFVNRIPDGMRTFSFYATLSSLLDVFFSGYLNTIRNSSEFRDHVNILYSGGDDLFIFGRWDKVLELSATIRQKFALFVRRNDLSISGGLVMVHGKFPIRKAADMADEAEKKAKGFNNKQKNAVTVFDVPLSWSEEFGYVQRWKNQFLHVLSQPGTPKNILHRIMAYSNRKRRLDDFKARYPGEKPDFSYKWQAAYAIKRLESKYHNQQSVRELLAQLRLDLFAGRGRNYDLLGIAARWAELELRFN; encoded by the coding sequence ATGAATGAAACATTAACCAACGAACAGCGCTTGCTTCTGGCTGGTCTGCTGCACGATATTGGCAAGTTTTACCAACGTGCAGATGCCCCGCTTTTCAAGGGCGAGCAAAAGAATCCGGAATGCGGGGTGAAGGATACTTCCTTTAACCTTGCCCAGGAAATGTGTCCTCCCAACAAAACGGGCAGGTTCGGATACCATCATGTGGTCTGGACCAGCCAGTTTTTCGAAAACGACCGCATCAGGCAAAAATTGAACGAGATTCCCGGCATGACCGAGAGTGTCTTTTCGGGCAAGGATCAATCGGACAATGTGATCAATCTTGCCTGCAGGCACCACGAACCCAAAAGCGATCTGCAGGACTTTGTCCGGCTGGCTGACTGGTGGAGCGCCGGCATTGACCGCACTGTTGACACAACCTTTGAAAAAGAAGAGGGTGAGGCAGCAAAAATCAAATTTGGGCGCGATTTTCACAAGCGTAGACCTTTGCGCTCGGTGTTCGACCTCATCTCAACTCCAGACGAGAAACCCAATCCCGAAGCTTCGGAACATGTGTTTCCACTCAAACCGCTGAACATTGCCCAGGCAGATGCTATTTTCCCTTTTGCCGTAGAGAGCGAAACCAACCTCCTCAGCCAGGACCTCTACAACAATTTGTGGAAACAGTTTGAGGAGGAGTTTGAAAAGCTGCCTAAAGGATCATTTGAATGTTTCTTTGAGAGCCTGCTCAATCTGTTGCGCAAATACTGCTGGTGCATCCCGTCGAATACCAAAGACATGGCACACGTGAGTTTGTACGACCACCTCAGGCTCACAGCAGCTTTCGCGCAATCGCTCTACAGGCATTTCCAGGAGAATGGGCAGGACTGGCAGAAATCGGAGTCCACGAATCGCTGGAGCCCAATGCAGGATGTCTTTCCCGTGCTTCTGGTCGGGGGCGACATCTCAGGCATTCAGGATTTCATTTACAACATCTCGAGCCGCAGGGCAGCCCTGAGTCTCAAAGGGCGATCGTTTTACCTGCAGATGCTCATCGACACCATCCTGCTCAAAATTATTGAGCACGAGCGTATTAAAGCCTCCCACGCACACGTAGTGTATGCCTCGGGTGGAAAATTCTATATGGTGCTGCCCAATACCGAAGCTGTTTGCAATGCCCTTGCAGAGATTCGCCGGATGGCAGAAAAGGAGCTCTGGGCAAAGCATCATGGCAAGGTGGCCTTCCTGCTCGAGTGGATACCATTTAAATATGATACCTCATCCGGCGCCAGCAAGGTGATGTTCAAAACCGATGACAATGCTTCAGCTGCAGCTATTGATGAAAAATCAAGCGGACTTGCAGAACTGTGGCAAGCCCTGAGCGAAAAGTTGCAGAAAGCCAAAACAAGGGTGTTTCTGGAAGTGGTGAAAGATGATCCCGCCAGCTTGTTCGACGAAGAACACGAAGCCTTGCAGTATGATCCTGATGGAGAAGTCTGTGCAGTTACAGGCGTGCTTATCAAAAAAGGAAAAGCCAGAAAACTCGACAAGGACGAGGAAGATGAGTTTGAATCGTATGTCGAAAAGTCGGTTTACGAACAAATTGAACTGGGGAAGGCGTTGAAAAAAGCTGATTTCATCATCACTGCCAACACCGAACAGACACAGCTTGCCGGCCTCAAACTGCCTTTCATCGAATTGCTTGGCTACAGGCATTACATAATAAGCGAAGAAGTTTTTGCATCAATCACTTCGGCCGACAATAGCCGGATTACCCGCCTGAACAATACGGATTTCCTTGTTGGCAAAAAAGGAAGCAGTATAAGTTATGGTTTCAGGTTTTATGGTGGCAATGAGCAGGCCGGATTCAGTGGCGCGAATGCGCCTGAAAGGGCAAAAACTGCCAATGAACTTACACGCTACAAGCAATACGTCAAAGACTCCGAATCGTACCTGGGAATTTTACGCATGGACGTTGACGGCCTGGGCGATGTTTTTGTAAACCGCATCCCCGATGGCATGCGCACTTTTTCGTTCTACGCCACGCTCTCCTCGCTTCTGGATGTGTTCTTCAGTGGTTACCTGAACACCATCAGAAACAGCTCAGAATTCCGCGACCATGTGAACATCCTTTACAGCGGCGGAGACGACCTCTTCATTTTTGGCCGATGGGACAAGGTGCTTGAACTGTCAGCGACGATCCGGCAAAAGTTTGCCCTGTTCGTAAGGCGCAACGACCTGAGTATATCCGGTGGACTGGTGATGGTGCACGGCAAATTCCCCATTCGCAAAGCTGCCGATATGGCGGACGAGGCAGAGAAGAAGGCCAAAGGCTTCAACAACAAGCAGAAAAATGCTGTTACCGTGTTCGATGTGCCGCTTAGCTGGAGCGAAGAGTTCGGCTACGTCCAGCGATGGAAGAATCAATTTTTGCATGTGCTCTCTCAACCCGGCACACCCAAAAATATCCTGCACAGGATTATGGCCTACTCGAACCGTAAGCGCAGGCTTGACGATTTCAAAGCAAGATATCCCGGCGAAAAGCCAGATTTTTCATACAAATGGCAGGCAGCTTATGCTATCAAACGTCTGGAAAGTAAATACCACAATCAGCAAAGCGTAAGGGAGTTGCTCGCGCAATTACGCCTTGATTTGTTTGCAGGGCGCGGCCGAAACTACGATTTGCTGGGTATCGCAGCCCGATGGGCAGAACTGGAATTAAGATTTAACTAA